The following DNA comes from Haloarchaeobius salinus.
GTGTCCGGGGTCGTCGCGCTCGTCGTCGGGAAGGCCGTCGAACAGCAGGTGCTGCTCGGAATCTGGCTCGCGCCGGTCGTCGCCGGCGTCATCGTCTACGTGTTCGAGCCGGACGCGCTGCTGACACAGTCGTTCCTGCTCGGGGTCATCGGGGTCGCACAGCTGCTGTTCTCGCAGGCGGGGAAGTAGAGACGGTCGGCCGGCCGCTACTCGACGAGACGCTCGATCTCGGTGACGAGGATGTCGCTCGCGCCCTCGCCCTTGACCTCGTTGATGGTCTCGAACACGTCGCGCTCGTCGACGACGGCGTGGACGGCCAGCTTGTCGGAGCCCGCGATGTCCATCACCGTCGGACCGCCCATGCCGGGGATTACCTCGCGGACGGCGTCGAGGTTCGACTCGGGCACGTTCATCATCAGGTAGCGCTTGCCCTCGGCGGCGATGACGGAGTCGAACGCCATCCGGATCTGCTCGGTCTTCTCGTCGTCGGCCACGTCCGGGCGGGCGATGAGCCGAACCGACGACTTCAGCACCTCGTCGATGATGGCGAGCCGGTTCACCTTCAGCGTCGTCCCCGTCGAGGTGATGTCGACGATGGCGTCGGCCATGTCGACGTGGGGCGTGAGCTCGGTCGCGCCGGTGACCTCGACGATGTCGGCGTCGATGTTGCGCTCGTCGAAGTAGTTCCGCGTGATGGTCGGGAACTCGGTGGCGACGGTCCGCCCGTCGAGGTCGAACGGAGTCTCGATGTCGCCGTCCTCCGGCGCGGCGAGGACGAGCCGACAGGAGCCGTATCCCAGGTCGAGCAGGTCGGCCACGTCGACGCCGGCCTCGCAGACCTGGTCGTAGCCCGTCACACCGA
Coding sequences within:
- the hisG gene encoding ATP phosphoribosyltransferase, with product MRIAVPNKGRLHDPTIDLLERAGLHVVDGADRKLYADTVDPDVTLLFARAADIPEYVADGAADLGVTGYDQVCEAGVDVADLLDLGYGSCRLVLAAPEDGDIETPFDLDGRTVATEFPTITRNYFDERNIDADIVEVTGATELTPHVDMADAIVDITSTGTTLKVNRLAIIDEVLKSSVRLIARPDVADDEKTEQIRMAFDSVIAAEGKRYLMMNVPESNLDAVREVIPGMGGPTVMDIAGSDKLAVHAVVDERDVFETINEVKGEGASDILVTEIERLVE